The nucleotide sequence AACTGCACTGTTTATTTTTGCCATGTTACTGATTTCAGCGATTGATAAATGCTTAAATAAATTATGGCGTGTTGATGATAAACGTAGAATAATCACTTCATTTTCAATGTACTGGATGGTGTTAACACTCGGCCCCGTTTTGGTTGGTAGTAGTTTAGTTATGAGCTCATATATTCTTTCCTTGGTATCGATAGGCGACTATGACTTATTAGGGGTTGCTAATCTATTTGTGCGAGCCTTGCCGATAATAGCGTCTATAGCCGCTTTTTTTATTCTCTATATGGTGGTGCCTAACAAAGTTGTTCCCGTTAAGTTTGCTCTTGCCGGGGCGACATTAGCTGCCATTTTATTTGAAATAGCGAAAAAATCTTTTGCTATCTATGTTACACAGCAGCTTTCTTATCAAGCTATTTATGGTGCGTTATCGAGTATTCCTATTTTGTTTTTATGGGTATATTTGAGTTGGCTTGTCGTGCTTGTTGGTGCTTTATTTACTGTGTCATTGGAAGACTTTGATGCGAAAAATAAATTAGCGTTGTCAAAAAATGACGAAGATTAAATTATAATTTAAAGTTTAAATTTACTGCTTGGCTATGAGCTGTCTTACTGAGCAGTTAAGTTGAAAATATTCGCTTAAGGATCACCTATGTCTAGAATGCTGTTGCCAAATATTGCGGTTTACGAACAAGAGTGGCTTGATGTTGGTGATGGCCATCAACTATATCTTGAGCAGTCAGGCAACCCTGACGGTATTGCTGTGATATATCTTCATGGCGGACCTGGCGGAGGATCATCTAAAGATCATCGGCGATATTTCGACCCTGAAAAGTACCGTATTATATTATTTGATCAAAGAGGTTGTGGTCGCTCTAAGCCATCCCGAGTCTTGAAAATAATACCACTTCTGACTTAGTTAATGACTTAGAAGTTATTCGCAAGCATTTAGGGGTAACGCGTTGGTTAGTTGCTGGTGGTTCTTGGGGCACGACATTAGCGTTGATTTATGGCATTAAATACCCTGAGAGTATTTTAGGCTTTATTTTACGAGGTATTTTCTTGGGTACAGCCGCCGAATATGATTGGCTATATAGTCAAGCTGGAGCCGCTGGCTTCTTCCCTGAATATTACCGTGACTTTGCAGCACAACTTCCGGATTGTAAGGACAGTAATATATTAGCAGACTATTACGAGGTGTTAACAGGAGCAAATGAGATCGCTGCCATTGCCGCTAGCAAGGCTTGGTGCTTATGGGAAACACGGCTTTCATCGATTGAACATCATCATATTGAAGCACACCATATAGAAGATGCTCATCAGGCATTGTGTATGGCAAAAATATCGAGCCATTATTTTATTAATCACTGCTTCGTTGACGAAGGTTTTATTTTAGCTGAAATTGATAAGATTAAAGCCATCCCCGCGATTATTCTCCATGGACGATATGACATGGTGTGCCAATTGCGCTATGCCGATAAATTAGTACAAAAATGGCCTAATGCGCAATTACAAATATTACCTAAAGCAGGCCATAGTGGGTTTGAGACCCAGACTATTGATGGTTTTTGTAAAGCCGCAGAGACCATGGCCAGTTTTATTACAGAACAGAGAAGCAACGATAAATGATCGCACTATTACAACGAGTATCTGAAGCAAGTGTTAGCGTTGACAATGCTATTGTGGGAGAAATTGAGCAGGGTTTGCTTGTACTACTCGCTATTGAGCCTGGTGACACTGAAGTCAAAGCAAAACGCTTAGCTGAGCGTGTTGCAGGTTATCGAATATTTGAAGATGAAAACGGCAAAATGAACCTAAACGTCAAGCAAATATCAGGTGAAATACTGGTGGTGTCACAATTCACTTTAGCGGCTAACACCTCAAAAGGAATGCGCCCCAGTTTTACCAGTGCGGCTCCGGCTGAGATGAGTAAAACGCTCTAT is from Colwellia sp. Arc7-635 and encodes:
- a CDS encoding alpha/beta fold hydrolase, whose translation is MSRMLLPNIAVYEQEWLDVGDGHQLYLEQSGNPDGIAVIYLHGGPGGGSSKDHRRYFDPEKYRIILFDQRGCGRSKPSRVLKIIPLLT
- the dtd gene encoding D-aminoacyl-tRNA deacylase, yielding MIALLQRVSEASVSVDNAIVGEIEQGLLVLLAIEPGDTEVKAKRLAERVAGYRIFEDENGKMNLNVKQISGEILVVSQFTLAANTSKGMRPSFTSAAPAEMSKTLYQYFCQELRQLDFKVPTGVFGADMQVRLLNDGPVTINLQG
- a CDS encoding virulence factor BrkB family protein, with amino-acid sequence MHPKLEEIKQHHYVESALDFLLLFFNNYKAERIHVTAGYLSYVTLMSLVPLMVVMLSVMTAFPIFSEIRELIENFVYQNFVPASGEVVQEHITGFVSNASKMSAVAITALFIFAMLLISAIDKCLNKLWRVDDKRRIITSFSMYWMVLTLGPVLVGSSLVMSSYILSLVSIGDYDLLGVANLFVRALPIIASIAAFFILYMVVPNKVVPVKFALAGATLAAILFEIAKKSFAIYVTQQLSYQAIYGALSSIPILFLWVYLSWLVVLVGALFTVSLEDFDAKNKLALSKNDED
- a CDS encoding alpha/beta fold hydrolase — translated: MRKHLGVTRWLVAGGSWGTTLALIYGIKYPESILGFILRGIFLGTAAEYDWLYSQAGAAGFFPEYYRDFAAQLPDCKDSNILADYYEVLTGANEIAAIAASKAWCLWETRLSSIEHHHIEAHHIEDAHQALCMAKISSHYFINHCFVDEGFILAEIDKIKAIPAIILHGRYDMVCQLRYADKLVQKWPNAQLQILPKAGHSGFETQTIDGFCKAAETMASFITEQRSNDK